In Opisthocomus hoazin isolate bOpiHoa1 chromosome 14, bOpiHoa1.hap1, whole genome shotgun sequence, the following proteins share a genomic window:
- the GLOD5 gene encoding glyoxalase domain-containing protein 5 gives MLVFNPEMSWKEECMNPPPCFIQRLDHLVLTVKSIEDTVAFYSKVLGMEVVTFKGNRKALHFGNQKFNLHEAGKEFEPKAWCPVPGSADICLITEMPLDQLLDHLKACGVIVEEGPVARTGAMGPITSIYFRDPDENLIEISRY, from the exons ATGCTAGTTTTCAATCCTGAGATGTCCTGGAAGGAGGAGTGTATGAATCCACCTCCATGtttcatccagcgcctggaccaccTTGTGTTGACTGTGAAGAGCATTGAGGACACTGTGGCCTTTTATTCCAAAGTCCTGGGCATGGAGGTGGTGACTTTCAAG GGAAATCGCAAAGCTTTACATTTTGGCAATCAGAAGTTTAACCTACATGAAGCTGGGAAGGAGTTTGAACCCAAGGCTTGGTGCCCAGTCCCCGGCTCTGCAGATATCTGCCTTATCACAGAGATGCCCCTGGACCAGCTGCTGGATCATCTGAAG GCCTGTGGGGTGATCGTTGAAGAAGGTCCCGTGGCCAGAACAGGTGCCATGGGCCCAATAACATCCATCTACTTCCGAGATCCTGATGAGAACCTGATAGAGATTTCCAGATACTGA